In one window of Leptospira sp. WS92.C1 DNA:
- a CDS encoding extracellular solute-binding protein, giving the protein MQFFTYFILFSLSIFIFANCGDKEEAETAVVVEDLPWKGNPESIPVALRGANPIVSHDAKKGGNFKIYSHQFPKSLNYYLDQFSTTAHIFGLMFEPLLDYHPITLEPIPHLASSWKISPDKKKFTFTIDANATWSDGQPITAKDVLFTYETLMDKNNNTAIFRIDLSRFEKPVVLSEREIEFTQKEIHWSNFNTIANNLYVLPSHYYQGRNFNKENFDFPVISGAYSMLSAKKGRYVKMRRRGDYWMRAYPFYKGMDNFDTILFKVYNEESIAFQAFKKGDIDIYPAYVASFWVKEAVGEKFDENYILKQKIYNLKPIGFQGLVFNMRREIFSDVRVRKAIAHIVNRRLMIEKLAYNEYEETDSYYQELWPNKNYPNPPIDFNINKARELLAQAGWKPNSKGILEKNGKEFKFTILERNKDTEKYMTLIQEKAKEVGIQIILENTDLSEWSSRMDKYDFDMTWAAWGGGIFKDPEPMWYSKHADEKGQNNIAGFKNAEVDKLIEQQKMEFSHPKRNEILKKIDTILTAEIPYVLLWNISATRLMYWNQFKMPKNPLGKFGGEKEASSLWWLDPKDSAKLNEAILNKSKLPDAPYKVYFQ; this is encoded by the coding sequence ATTCAATTTTTCACTTACTTTATTCTTTTTTCGCTTTCGATTTTTATCTTTGCGAATTGCGGGGATAAGGAAGAAGCTGAAACGGCAGTCGTGGTAGAGGATCTTCCTTGGAAAGGAAATCCGGAATCCATTCCGGTCGCACTTCGAGGTGCGAATCCAATCGTATCTCATGATGCAAAGAAAGGAGGAAATTTTAAAATTTATAGTCATCAATTTCCGAAATCACTGAACTACTATCTGGATCAATTTTCCACAACCGCTCATATCTTTGGTTTGATGTTCGAACCTCTTTTGGATTATCATCCGATCACTCTGGAGCCGATTCCTCATCTCGCATCCTCCTGGAAAATTTCACCCGATAAGAAAAAATTTACGTTTACTATCGATGCAAATGCAACCTGGTCGGACGGACAACCCATCACCGCGAAAGACGTTCTATTTACGTATGAAACGTTGATGGACAAGAATAACAATACCGCTATTTTTAGAATCGATCTTTCCCGTTTTGAAAAACCAGTCGTGTTGAGCGAAAGAGAAATCGAATTTACGCAAAAAGAAATTCATTGGTCCAATTTCAATACGATCGCCAATAACTTGTATGTTCTTCCTTCTCACTATTATCAGGGAAGAAATTTCAATAAGGAGAATTTTGATTTCCCCGTAATTTCCGGAGCGTATTCGATGCTTTCCGCAAAAAAAGGGCGTTATGTGAAGATGAGAAGAAGAGGGGATTATTGGATGCGAGCCTATCCTTTTTACAAGGGTATGGATAACTTTGATACGATTCTTTTTAAAGTTTATAACGAAGAATCGATCGCGTTTCAAGCATTCAAAAAAGGTGATATTGATATTTATCCTGCCTACGTAGCTTCTTTTTGGGTCAAGGAAGCGGTGGGTGAAAAGTTCGACGAAAATTATATTCTTAAACAAAAGATTTATAATCTTAAACCGATCGGTTTTCAAGGTCTTGTTTTTAATATGAGAAGGGAGATTTTCTCGGATGTCCGAGTTCGTAAGGCGATCGCACATATCGTAAATCGAAGGTTGATGATCGAAAAGTTGGCTTATAACGAATACGAAGAAACCGATTCTTATTATCAAGAGCTCTGGCCGAACAAAAATTATCCGAACCCTCCGATCGATTTTAATATCAACAAAGCAAGAGAGCTTCTCGCGCAGGCGGGTTGGAAGCCGAATTCAAAAGGGATTCTCGAAAAGAACGGGAAAGAATTTAAATTCACAATCTTGGAAAGAAATAAAGATACAGAGAAATACATGACCCTGATCCAAGAAAAAGCGAAGGAGGTGGGAATCCAGATTATTTTAGAGAACACCGATCTTTCGGAATGGAGCTCTAGAATGGATAAATACGATTTTGATATGACCTGGGCTGCGTGGGGAGGCGGAATATTTAAAGACCCGGAGCCTATGTGGTATTCTAAACACGCGGATGAGAAGGGGCAAAACAATATCGCGGGTTTTAAAAATGCGGAAGTCGATAAACTGATCGAACAACAAAAGATGGAATTTTCTCACCCAAAACGAAATGAGATTCTGAAAAAGATCGATACGATTTTGACTGCGGAAATTCCATATGTTTTGCTTTGGAATATTAGCGCTACTCGACTGATGTATTGGAATCAGTTTAAAATGCCTAAAAATCCGCTGGGAAAATTCGGGGGAGAAAAAGAAGCCTCCTCTCTTTGGTGGTTGGACCCTAAAGATTCCGCAAAACTGAACGAGGCGATCTTGAATAAATCCAAACTTCCGGATGCGCCGTATAAGGTTTATTTTCAGTAA
- a CDS encoding DUF1564 domain-containing protein codes for MGTLFLNAESKIQSTLVSSKMEVETILFPEFFLNRLTEKERKNLSKRILPLLRRYQKLLLGKRRINHKAGKTLYQKNQGKLIRINMRIDTGVWAVLGVISAAHGVSRCFMVNYLLWLDDLGVGDFIDKTLNVGFPTFQNNYRYIWHLDLLKNRMIRSIEFDPNPLWTFYDDFYT; via the coding sequence ATGGGAACGCTTTTTTTAAACGCAGAATCTAAAATTCAATCCACATTGGTAAGTTCTAAAATGGAAGTGGAAACGATTCTTTTTCCGGAATTTTTTTTGAATCGTTTGACCGAAAAAGAAAGAAAAAATCTTTCTAAGCGAATTTTACCGCTTCTAAGGAGATATCAAAAGCTTCTTTTAGGAAAAAGGCGAATCAATCACAAAGCCGGTAAGACCTTGTATCAAAAAAATCAAGGAAAACTGATTCGGATCAATATGAGAATTGATACGGGCGTTTGGGCTGTCCTCGGCGTTATTTCGGCTGCTCACGGTGTATCCAGATGTTTTATGGTAAATTATCTGCTCTGGCTGGACGATTTAGGCGTTGGAGATTTTATCGATAAAACTTTGAATGTAGGATTTCCAACTTTTCAAAATAATTACAGATATATCTGGCACCTCGATCTTCTCAAAAACAGAATGATTCGAAGTATAGAATTCGATCCAAATCCACTTTGGACATTTTACGATGATTTTTATACATAA
- the purB gene encoding adenylosuccinate lyase — protein sequence MIDRYSNPAISKIWELENKFEIWKEIEILACEIRMKRGEIPEEDFQEIKTKAKFKVDEILEIESKVHHDVIAFLTNMNSYIGSAGRHVHYGLTSSDIGDTALCVQMVQAMDLILKKTDELIVAVKEKAIQYRNLPCIGRSHGIHAEPMTLGLKFALFFEELNRNRKRMTDARDEMAVGKLSGAVGTYSNIDPEIESYVCEKMGLRVDPIATQVVSRDRHAFYLSVLGVTASSLDRMATEIRLLQKTEGREVEEPFSPGQKGSSAMPHKRNPVICERISGLSRVIRANVNVGLQDVALWHERDISHSSAERVVLPDSTIGLEYILDKMLFVIKNIHVYPEAIERTLGVTRGLIFSQKVLLALIEKGKIAREDAYLIVQEHAMAVWANQSETLKSRLEKDSRVNLVLSQKDLDDIFKIEPYLEKVGLIYKRLGLE from the coding sequence ATGATCGATCGTTATTCCAATCCCGCGATTTCCAAAATTTGGGAATTAGAGAACAAGTTTGAAATTTGGAAAGAAATAGAAATTCTCGCCTGCGAAATCCGAATGAAACGCGGCGAAATACCTGAAGAAGATTTTCAAGAAATTAAAACAAAAGCAAAGTTCAAAGTGGATGAAATTCTCGAAATCGAGAGCAAGGTTCATCACGATGTGATTGCATTTTTAACAAATATGAATTCGTATATAGGGTCTGCGGGAAGACACGTTCACTATGGATTGACCTCTTCGGATATCGGCGACACTGCGCTTTGTGTTCAGATGGTTCAAGCGATGGATTTAATTTTGAAAAAGACGGACGAACTGATCGTGGCCGTGAAAGAAAAAGCGATTCAATATAGAAATCTACCATGTATCGGCCGCTCGCACGGGATTCACGCGGAGCCAATGACTCTCGGGCTCAAGTTCGCGTTATTTTTTGAGGAATTAAATCGAAACCGAAAACGAATGACGGACGCGAGAGATGAAATGGCCGTTGGTAAACTTTCCGGCGCGGTGGGAACGTATTCGAATATCGATCCCGAAATTGAATCGTATGTTTGCGAAAAAATGGGCTTACGCGTGGATCCGATCGCGACACAGGTTGTTTCCAGAGATCGCCACGCATTCTATTTATCCGTTTTAGGAGTGACCGCTTCCTCGCTCGATCGTATGGCGACCGAGATCAGACTTCTTCAAAAAACGGAAGGTAGGGAAGTAGAAGAACCGTTTTCTCCGGGACAAAAGGGATCTTCCGCAATGCCTCACAAAAGAAACCCGGTCATATGTGAAAGAATTTCCGGTTTATCCAGAGTCATCCGCGCCAATGTGAACGTAGGTTTGCAGGACGTAGCGTTATGGCATGAAAGGGATATTTCCCATTCTTCCGCCGAAAGGGTGGTGTTGCCGGATTCCACAATCGGTTTGGAATATATTTTGGATAAGATGTTGTTCGTGATCAAAAACATTCACGTATATCCGGAAGCCATAGAAAGAACGTTAGGCGTCACTCGTGGTTTGATATTTTCTCAAAAGGTTCTTCTTGCTTTGATCGAAAAGGGAAAAATTGCGAGAGAGGACGCTTATTTGATCGTTCAAGAACACGCGATGGCTGTCTGGGCAAACCAATCCGAAACTCTCAAATCAAGATTGGAAAAGGATTCTCGAGTCAACTTAGTTCTTTCTCAAAAAGATCTGGATGATATTTTTAAAATCGAACCTTATCTCGAAAAAGTAGGATTGATTTACAAACGTCTCGGTCTGGAATAA
- a CDS encoding helix-turn-helix domain-containing protein encodes MITEITNILHFFSIGGLISLLLFFLFRYWHDIRGKIAVCFILSIVSYLILNLDVYVQIHPAFRNFLFLCVLALPFFYWLITLAAFDDHFEIKTWYWFLLIGKLLFSTIATYPELGQISLRGPVESERILSRILLPSIFSLGFVLTAIIQIYIGRKDDLVESRRTLRQIHILISGIVIAINIFSHLFLRGKELSEILDLVNGIFAWGLILAFQYLMFELKDGLIQKKQEIIEEKLPTLDPILQKKLIDAFEKERLYRSEGLTIRVLAEELQVHEYKLRRLINGNLGFRNFNDFLNRYRIQEACELLLDSSKDEIPVIRIAMDLGYQSLGPFNRAFKELTALTPTEYRKNRTDSKINLNDFEKSKPK; translated from the coding sequence GTGATCACTGAAATTACGAATATCTTACATTTTTTTTCCATCGGCGGTTTGATTTCCTTACTGCTTTTCTTTTTGTTTCGATACTGGCACGATATTCGCGGAAAAATAGCGGTTTGTTTTATTTTATCGATAGTGTCTTATCTCATTTTGAATTTGGATGTATACGTTCAAATTCACCCAGCTTTTAGAAATTTTCTCTTTCTTTGCGTTTTGGCGCTTCCTTTTTTTTACTGGCTAATTACATTAGCGGCCTTTGATGATCATTTTGAAATCAAGACCTGGTATTGGTTTCTCCTCATCGGTAAATTACTTTTTTCTACGATAGCCACCTATCCGGAGTTAGGTCAAATCTCGCTCAGAGGTCCCGTAGAATCCGAACGTATTCTTTCCAGGATCCTATTGCCTTCTATTTTTTCCTTAGGCTTTGTTTTGACCGCGATCATTCAAATCTACATCGGAAGAAAGGATGATCTGGTGGAATCAAGAAGGACTCTGAGACAGATTCATATTCTGATATCCGGAATCGTAATCGCTATCAATATATTTTCGCATCTCTTTTTACGCGGAAAAGAATTGTCAGAAATTCTCGATTTGGTCAACGGAATCTTCGCTTGGGGGCTGATTCTCGCGTTTCAATATTTGATGTTTGAACTCAAGGATGGCTTGATCCAGAAAAAACAAGAAATCATAGAAGAAAAACTCCCGACCCTGGATCCGATTCTTCAGAAAAAACTCATAGACGCTTTTGAAAAAGAAAGACTCTATCGATCGGAAGGACTGACCATTCGAGTATTGGCAGAGGAGCTCCAGGTTCACGAATACAAATTGAGGCGTTTGATAAACGGGAATTTAGGATTTCGAAACTTTAACGATTTTCTCAATCGTTATCGAATTCAAGAAGCCTGTGAGCTTCTTTTAGATTCATCTAAGGATGAAATTCCGGTGATTCGAATCGCTATGGATCTCGGGTATCAATCCCTCGGACCTTTCAACCGCGCTTTCAAGGAGCTTACCGCGCTGACTCCGACGGAATACAGAAAAAATCGGACGGATTCGAAAATTAACCTGAATGATTTTGAAAAGAGCAAGCCTAAATAA
- a CDS encoding sterol desaturase family protein — protein MEELLSKVGYGGFFGIVWGTLLIRYVLFAGAAFFIVWVLLGRKLSHKLIQEKKPENDRIRHEVKYSLITFFVFALSGVFIAWSQKNGYNLIYNQVSDYGVPYLIFSIFALILLHDTYFYWTHRLMHHKLLFKQFHLVHHKSTNPSPWAAFSFHPLEAIIESGIIPLASVLLPLHHVAMIVFFIYMTSLNVLGHLSYELFPSWFLRSKFTNWHNTTTHHNMHHKYFNCNYSLYFNFWDRIMRTNHEKYQETFEVIASRNPLQNESTALSRRMDSENSAAA, from the coding sequence ATGGAAGAATTACTTTCAAAAGTCGGATACGGCGGTTTTTTCGGAATTGTTTGGGGGACGCTCCTGATACGTTATGTTCTCTTTGCCGGAGCGGCGTTTTTCATCGTATGGGTTTTACTCGGTCGAAAACTTTCTCATAAACTCATTCAGGAGAAAAAACCGGAAAACGATCGTATCCGTCACGAGGTGAAATATTCGTTGATCACGTTTTTTGTCTTCGCTCTTTCCGGGGTGTTTATCGCCTGGTCTCAAAAAAACGGATACAATCTTATCTACAATCAGGTCTCTGATTACGGGGTGCCATATCTCATTTTTAGTATTTTTGCCCTGATTTTATTACACGATACGTATTTTTATTGGACGCATCGATTGATGCATCATAAACTTTTGTTTAAACAGTTTCATCTGGTTCATCATAAATCCACAAACCCGTCTCCTTGGGCGGCGTTTTCGTTTCATCCTTTGGAAGCAATCATAGAATCGGGGATCATTCCGTTGGCTTCCGTATTATTACCTCTTCACCATGTGGCAATGATCGTATTTTTTATTTATATGACTTCGCTTAACGTTTTGGGGCATTTGTCTTACGAACTTTTCCCTTCCTGGTTTTTAAGGAGCAAATTTACGAATTGGCATAATACGACGACTCATCACAATATGCATCATAAATACTTTAACTGCAATTATTCCCTCTACTTCAATTTTTGGGATAGAATCATGCGAACCAATCACGAAAAATATCAGGAAACTTTCGAAGTGATTGCCTCGAGAAACCCTTTGCAAAATGAATCCACCGCTTTGAGTCGTCGTATGGATTCGGAGAATTCTGCCGCGGCATAG
- a CDS encoding PAS domain S-box protein, protein MQPSWIFPSILFALTTLILLNLVYLFLYLTERHKFLLCWLLSWIFQMISLLGNLLRTILGSQEWLAILSQSADVMTVFFMLAGCFLFSNRKIPKSVFGILPLGFFWPLLEKIYFQDSILASIPGYLLVGGAHIYSGILFLKLPSTYHRGNLFTGWSFILWGIYIINCPFLRSFPEFAIFGFALEGLFRLSSAIFILIIYFEWSKETVFRMDSLYKKIIDTSQEGIWIIDKVGNTTFANNKVGELYGVKPEEMLGKNLLDIVGPDRKESVQKRLEERKRGKTEISEYNFTNSKGEKKYAIASANPLYDDSGNYDGSLAMIADITSLKLVQEQLRESERQISTIISNISGIVYRCKNDPPNWTMEYISEGCVLLTGYTPAELIGNKTLSFGDIILEEDREEVSNDVTHSVKERIPYQVTYRIRKKDGKIQWCFEQGIGVFDSQENLLALEGVIIDYSLPKQAEELISNSLKEKELLLREIHHRVKNYMQVLSSLIGLQSEYSIEPNAKKILENSQNRIASMAMIHETLYSKSVESKTFLPDYILKLISNLIYFFGYDEKDFQTEVHCDSILLNQGILIPLGLILNELITNSMKHAFPKIEGFKRLKVSFTLDEENLACIEVGDNGPGKITDSQPKKDSLGIELIQLLTYQLKGKIENISNFEGYTTKIRFPLVPK, encoded by the coding sequence ATGCAGCCATCTTGGATCTTTCCTTCCATTCTTTTTGCTCTGACTACATTGATCCTTCTCAATCTTGTCTATTTATTTCTATATTTGACGGAAAGACATAAATTTCTTCTTTGCTGGCTATTGTCTTGGATCTTTCAGATGATTTCTCTTTTGGGAAATCTATTACGGACAATATTGGGATCTCAAGAATGGTTGGCGATTTTGTCACAAAGCGCGGATGTCATGACGGTTTTTTTTATGCTTGCCGGTTGTTTTTTATTTTCCAATCGGAAAATTCCCAAATCGGTTTTTGGAATTCTTCCATTGGGCTTTTTTTGGCCATTATTGGAAAAAATTTATTTTCAAGATTCAATTCTTGCCTCTATCCCCGGCTATCTCCTTGTTGGCGGAGCGCATATTTATTCGGGTATTTTATTCTTAAAATTACCCTCCACCTATCATCGAGGAAATCTGTTCACAGGCTGGAGCTTTATTCTCTGGGGAATTTATATAATCAACTGTCCTTTTTTAAGATCGTTTCCTGAGTTTGCAATTTTTGGCTTTGCACTCGAGGGACTTTTTCGTCTGAGCTCCGCGATATTCATTCTAATTATTTACTTTGAATGGTCCAAAGAGACCGTGTTTCGTATGGATTCTCTTTACAAAAAGATTATAGATACTTCTCAAGAAGGAATCTGGATCATAGACAAAGTCGGAAATACCACTTTTGCAAACAACAAGGTTGGAGAACTCTACGGAGTCAAACCGGAGGAAATGTTAGGAAAGAATCTGTTGGATATCGTAGGACCCGATCGCAAAGAATCGGTGCAAAAACGTTTGGAGGAAAGAAAACGAGGAAAAACCGAAATTTCCGAATACAATTTCACAAACAGTAAAGGGGAAAAAAAATACGCAATTGCGTCCGCCAATCCCCTTTACGACGATTCAGGAAATTATGACGGCTCTCTTGCAATGATTGCGGACATCACATCTTTAAAATTGGTGCAAGAACAGCTCCGAGAAAGCGAAAGACAGATTTCCACAATCATCAGCAATATCTCAGGGATTGTATATCGTTGTAAAAACGATCCTCCGAATTGGACGATGGAATATATCAGCGAAGGCTGCGTTTTATTGACCGGATATACACCGGCAGAACTGATCGGAAATAAAACATTATCTTTTGGTGATATAATTCTCGAAGAAGATCGAGAGGAAGTGTCAAACGACGTCACTCATTCTGTCAAGGAACGGATTCCCTATCAGGTCACTTACAGAATTCGTAAAAAAGACGGAAAAATCCAATGGTGTTTTGAACAAGGAATCGGGGTTTTCGATTCACAAGAAAATTTACTGGCATTGGAAGGGGTAATTATCGACTACTCCCTTCCCAAACAAGCGGAGGAGTTGATCAGCAATTCTCTCAAAGAAAAAGAACTGCTTCTCAGGGAAATTCATCATAGGGTTAAAAATTATATGCAGGTTTTATCCAGTTTAATCGGATTACAATCCGAATATTCGATCGAACCAAATGCAAAAAAAATTTTGGAAAACAGCCAAAATAGAATCGCATCCATGGCGATGATTCATGAAACATTATATTCAAAAAGCGTTGAAAGCAAAACATTTCTTCCGGATTACATCCTAAAATTGATTTCAAACTTGATATATTTTTTCGGTTACGATGAAAAGGATTTCCAGACGGAAGTTCACTGCGATTCCATCCTTCTCAACCAGGGGATCCTGATTCCTCTCGGCCTGATTTTAAACGAATTGATCACAAACTCGATGAAACATGCTTTCCCGAAAATAGAAGGTTTCAAAAGATTAAAAGTCAGCTTTACATTGGATGAAGAAAATCTTGCTTGTATCGAGGTGGGAGATAACGGGCCCGGAAAAATTACAGATTCTCAACCGAAAAAAGACTCTTTGGGAATAGAACTCATTCAATTGTTGACCTACCAGCTCAAAGGAAAAATCGAAAACATCTCCAATTTCGAAGGTTATACGACTAAAATCCGATTTCCCTTAGTTCCAAAATAA
- a CDS encoding glycosyltransferase family 2 protein translates to MAERPPFLSVVIPIYNEEKTIPELTRRLGILQELLIANHSFKKDDLEVLFVNDGSKDDSCSALKKFCFRTNGYKLVNLSRNYGHQTAITAGIDMARGDAVVVMDGDLQDPPEFVSDLYTKLLEGYDVVYAKRKKRTGESWFKLLTAHVFYRILKKITRFDIPIDTGDFRIMSRRVTNVLCSMREQHRYIRGLISWIGFQQTGLEYEREERFEGVTKFSVGKMLKFALDGITSFSSAPLKLSSYLGFGTAFFGALYALYVIYLRIFTSETITGWSSMMIVVLILGGIQLLALGMIGEYLSRVNDESKNRPLYVIENVYQTSTKTSKPSKRKT, encoded by the coding sequence ATGGCCGAAAGACCTCCTTTCCTTTCCGTAGTCATCCCAATCTACAACGAAGAAAAAACCATCCCCGAACTAACGAGGAGACTTGGAATTCTTCAAGAACTTTTGATCGCCAATCACTCTTTTAAAAAAGACGATTTGGAAGTTCTCTTTGTAAACGACGGCTCTAAAGACGATAGCTGCTCCGCCCTTAAAAAATTCTGCTTTCGAACAAACGGTTACAAACTCGTCAACCTATCTCGAAATTACGGTCATCAAACCGCGATCACCGCGGGAATCGATATGGCAAGAGGGGATGCGGTAGTCGTTATGGACGGAGACCTGCAAGATCCTCCCGAATTCGTCAGCGATCTCTACACAAAACTGCTCGAAGGATACGACGTAGTCTACGCAAAACGCAAAAAGAGAACCGGAGAGTCCTGGTTTAAACTTCTGACTGCGCATGTATTTTACAGAATTCTAAAAAAGATCACGAGATTCGACATTCCGATCGACACGGGCGATTTTAGAATCATGAGCCGAAGAGTGACCAACGTTCTCTGTTCTATGAGAGAACAACACAGATATATCCGCGGACTGATTTCCTGGATCGGTTTTCAACAAACCGGACTCGAATACGAAAGAGAAGAGCGGTTTGAAGGTGTTACCAAATTTTCCGTGGGAAAGATGCTCAAATTCGCGTTAGACGGAATCACGTCCTTCTCTTCCGCACCTCTCAAACTTTCCTCGTATTTGGGATTTGGAACCGCCTTTTTCGGAGCGTTATACGCCCTTTATGTGATTTATCTAAGAATATTTACTTCCGAAACGATCACAGGCTGGAGCTCGATGATGATCGTAGTTCTCATTTTAGGCGGAATCCAATTATTGGCTCTGGGAATGATCGGAGAATATCTGAGCAGAGTGAACGACGAATCAAAAAACAGACCCTTGTATGTGATTGAAAACGTCTATCAAACCTCCACAAAAACGTCCAAACCTTCCAAAAGGAAAACCTAA
- a CDS encoding STAS domain-containing protein, translating into MKIKVTTKNDVHIIKIEGPIKAGNEFELGQKIEEYISKGDVPKFIIDLKKVPFINSAGLGMFLNIYKHIDGLKGRMVFTNLNSDIENLMEITKLASIFEIYKTLEEALESFEY; encoded by the coding sequence ATGAAAATCAAAGTCACCACGAAAAACGACGTCCACATCATCAAGATTGAAGGGCCGATCAAAGCAGGAAATGAGTTCGAGCTCGGACAAAAAATAGAAGAATACATTTCCAAAGGTGACGTTCCGAAATTTATCATCGATTTGAAAAAAGTTCCCTTTATCAACTCCGCAGGTCTAGGTATGTTTTTGAATATTTACAAACACATCGACGGCCTAAAAGGAAGAATGGTTTTTACAAACTTAAATTCCGATATCGAGAACTTAATGGAGATTACCAAGCTTGCCAGTATCTTTGAAATTTATAAGACATTGGAAGAAGCTCTTGAATCCTTCGAATACTGA
- a CDS encoding DUF1318 domain-containing protein, producing the protein MKNQMLNRIIPFLFCFSFFVSSVDCSIKSPPITFTQTQTSSEKQMIGEDRILEKDGWLISSIKTSSAGSEVWKKDFLGGVYSQGDKNILISLRALAYLAPEIKTWKEEGFLAEGLDGKLRINPAAGEAGVKNELFKKEVRSRIESLISIANEHRNQVVSSRNTSDSKALSKEESEVFRLHIEQTWYRLVEKGEYYEKSPGKWIRKE; encoded by the coding sequence ATGAAAAATCAAATGCTCAATCGTATAATTCCATTTTTGTTTTGTTTCTCTTTTTTTGTATCGTCCGTCGATTGCAGCATAAAATCTCCTCCGATCACGTTTACACAAACACAAACTTCTTCTGAAAAACAGATGATCGGAGAAGATCGAATCTTAGAAAAGGACGGATGGTTGATTTCTTCGATTAAAACTTCCTCCGCCGGATCCGAAGTTTGGAAAAAGGATTTTTTAGGAGGCGTTTATTCTCAAGGAGATAAGAATATTCTAATATCATTGAGAGCTCTCGCGTATCTTGCGCCCGAAATCAAAACCTGGAAGGAAGAAGGCTTTTTAGCGGAAGGTCTGGACGGAAAACTGAGAATCAATCCGGCCGCGGGCGAAGCAGGGGTTAAAAACGAACTTTTTAAAAAGGAAGTCAGATCGCGCATCGAAAGTTTGATCTCGATCGCAAACGAACATCGAAATCAAGTGGTGTCTTCTCGAAATACATCCGATTCCAAAGCCCTATCCAAGGAGGAATCGGAAGTATTTCGTCTTCACATCGAACAAACCTGGTATCGTCTTGTGGAAAAAGGGGAATACTATGAGAAATCTCCCGGAAAATGGATTCGCAAGGAATAG